Part of the Leptospira yasudae genome is shown below.
ATTTCGATGCGGATATTTCCGATCATCGGAGGTTCGGCGGCTTCGAGAAACTTGCGGATCTTACCGGCGGTTTCCAATTCTTTTCTATACTTTTTATTCTCCGCGACTTGAGAGGAAAGAATATGATTGTGGACGGCGATCCCGCATTTTCCGGAAAGAAAACTCAAATCCTGGCGCACGGAATCCTTCGGAATGTTCGATGCCGCGAGAAAACCGAATAAGGTTTCTCTATAAACGAAAGGTAAGATGAAATTAGCCCGGAGACTTACGAAGTCCTCGTTGATTTCGTGGTTTTGATCCGGTTCTCCGATGATCGCCCCGTTCTTTTTATTTAGGATGTATTTCAACAACTTTGCATCCGGATTGATTCCGTCGTGTGTAATGACCTTTCTTTGTTTCTTCTTTGCATACGTATAAAGTTCGAACGTTCTCAAGTCGTTGTTGAGAAGCGCGAGTTTCCCGTAATTGCTTTCGGTCAAACGAACCAAATCGGGGAATACGTTCTTGATCAGACCTTCGTGGTCGAATTTTCGATACGCCAATCGCGAGGATCGAGGATCGTCGCTTAAATATTCGGAAATCAAAATCGACTTTAACTTTCCGCTGAGTTTTTCCTGAAGAGGGAATATGATAAAAACCGCAAAGATCAGAGTCGAAAGAAGACCCACTTCCATATAATATTCGATGGCCGCCGGAATTACGGAGAGAATAAAGAAGTACACACCGAGCGCAACGAGAATCGAAATCCCCTTTGCGAACAGGTTGATGATTCCGGAAATGAGATAGTAGTCCGTTACAAGAGAACGGAAGGCTTCCCTAAATCCGATTTGATTCTCCTCGTTGTCAGGTAGTGTAGTAAGCATTCTCTTCGATGTATTTTTCTGTAAAATCGCAGCCCCAAAATTTCATGGAAACGGCTCCAACATTCAATACTACATTTAAGGAAATTTCAGTATTATTTTTTAGGTATTCGGAAAGCTTTTTCAAGGTTTCCGGGTTCGCTTCTTTGACCGGAAGCGTTCCGAAATAGATTTGAAGACCTTCGAAAGGAATCGGTTCGTCAAAAACCTTCCCCACTGCCATCACCAATCTTCCCCAGTTCGGATCGCCGCCGTAGATCGCGGTCTTTACCAAGGGAGAATTCAGGATCGACTTGCCGATCTTTCTTGCCTGTGTTTCATTCTTTGCGCCGGTGATCGTGAGTTCGATCAACTTGGTCGCACCTTCTCCGTCGATCGCGATGAGTTTGGTAAGATCGATGGAGATTTCCGTAAGAGCTTTCGAAAAATCTTCAACGGAACTCTCGCCGGATAAACCGTTGCAAAGCAACGCGACCGTATCGGAAGTGGAAGTGTCCGAATCGATGGTTAAACAATTGAAACTCTGATCCACAGATGATTTTAAAACGGAATATAAATCCGTTCCTTCCGGTAAGGAAACGTCCGAAAGAATATAGCAGAGCATCGTAGCCATATTCGGTTCGATCATTCCTGCGCCTTTTGCGATCCCGTAAATCGTGCCTTCTCCGGATTTTGTTTTAATTTTTCGGAAAGAAATTTTCTTTCTCGTATCCGTCGTCATGATCGCTTCGGCGACTTCTTCCAAGTTGCCCGGTTTTAAAAGCGATTTCGCTTTTTGACAAGCGGGGAGAATGACTTCCATCTTTAACGGAACTCCGATGACTCCGGTCGAGGAAGGAAGAACTAACTTTGCGTCGATGCCGAGGGATTCTCCGATCGCTTTGCAGATGTCTCTTGCGTTTTGAACTCCTTTTTCACCCGTTGCTACGTTCGAGTTTTTGGAATTGATAACCACGGCTTGCAGAAGACCGGATTGAACGTGTTCTTTGCCCACGATGACGGGAGCGCCCGGATAATTGTTTTTGGTGAATACTGCGGTCGCCTTGCAGGGCACTTCGGAATAAATCACTCCGAAGTCTTTTGTGTTGTCCTTGATTCCGATATTGATTCCGAAAGATGAAAAGCCTTTTGGCATGGTCATGGATAAGATCCCTCAACGTGTCGATTGGATCTATGTTTGGAAAATTATCTCTGCCGGAAAGAAGAATTCAGGAAACTTCGGCTTGATAACGAATAGGAATCGTAACCGCAAAAATCGTTCCGCCTTCCGGGTTGTCGAAAACCTTTACGGAGCCGTGGTGAAGACGCACGATGTGTTTTACGATGGAAAGACCGAGACCGGTTCCGCCTTCTTTACGGGAACGGTTCTTATCGACTCGGAAAAATCTTTCAAAGATTCTGCTTTTGTCCTCGTCTTGAATTCCGATTCCCTGATCGATCACTTGAAATTGAACCTGATCCGTTTTTACGGGAAGAAT
Proteins encoded:
- the argJ gene encoding bifunctional glutamate N-acetyltransferase/amino-acid acetyltransferase ArgJ, which gives rise to MPKGFSSFGINIGIKDNTKDFGVIYSEVPCKATAVFTKNNYPGAPVIVGKEHVQSGLLQAVVINSKNSNVATGEKGVQNARDICKAIGESLGIDAKLVLPSSTGVIGVPLKMEVILPACQKAKSLLKPGNLEEVAEAIMTTDTRKKISFRKIKTKSGEGTIYGIAKGAGMIEPNMATMLCYILSDVSLPEGTDLYSVLKSSVDQSFNCLTIDSDTSTSDTVALLCNGLSGESSVEDFSKALTEISIDLTKLIAIDGEGATKLIELTITGAKNETQARKIGKSILNSPLVKTAIYGGDPNWGRLVMAVGKVFDEPIPFEGLQIYFGTLPVKEANPETLKKLSEYLKNNTEISLNVVLNVGAVSMKFWGCDFTEKYIEENAYYTT